One segment of Pyrococcus sp. ST04 DNA contains the following:
- a CDS encoding TRM11 family methyltransferase, protein MEKYAVILGKNPELSLLELRSFSRRFRLGVRILEEHLSGPNKSFVLIQAKTDIERYFRFIGGSLKLVRIVGEGIDAIENLEYARLFTVSLYGREDWRLWRKLGSAVKKVFKEKDSSKFFKPAKVYAMPSELVLKGFPETKDVVFLFMNDDKILVGETVRITDPFELKKIDVERPVVRPTISIPPRLARIMVNLSEVRKGNVLDPFCGTGTIVMELLLQGLTAYGSDISEDRIRDARKNVEWLRREFRIKHSASLRVCDVRRLKKCFRTRFEAIITEPYMGKALKAKPTREEAVKIARNLDRLYYQAFESFGDVLKRGGKVVFVFPAFNLAERGIYRRNRPWLEELGFEVLESVLDRDEKHKIVRDIHVIKKR, encoded by the coding sequence ATGGAGAAGTATGCCGTAATCCTCGGTAAGAATCCAGAGCTAAGCCTGCTTGAGCTTAGATCGTTTTCAAGAAGGTTTAGATTAGGAGTTAGAATTCTTGAGGAGCACCTATCTGGCCCAAACAAGTCCTTTGTCTTAATTCAGGCAAAAACAGATATCGAGAGATACTTTAGATTTATAGGTGGCTCCTTAAAGCTGGTAAGGATAGTTGGAGAGGGGATAGATGCAATAGAAAATCTTGAATATGCAAGGCTTTTCACAGTAAGCCTCTACGGGAGAGAAGACTGGAGGCTATGGCGGAAGTTGGGGTCTGCGGTGAAGAAGGTTTTCAAGGAGAAAGATTCGAGTAAGTTCTTTAAGCCAGCCAAAGTATATGCAATGCCAAGCGAGCTAGTGTTAAAGGGGTTCCCAGAAACCAAGGATGTAGTTTTTCTGTTTATGAATGATGATAAAATCTTGGTGGGAGAAACGGTTAGAATTACCGATCCCTTTGAGTTGAAGAAGATTGATGTTGAAAGGCCAGTGGTGAGGCCAACGATATCTATCCCTCCAAGGCTCGCTAGAATAATGGTTAACCTTTCTGAGGTTAGAAAAGGAAATGTTCTTGATCCATTCTGCGGAACGGGAACTATTGTTATGGAGCTCCTTCTTCAGGGGTTAACAGCTTATGGTAGTGATATAAGTGAGGATAGGATAAGGGACGCTAGAAAAAACGTGGAGTGGCTTAGAAGGGAGTTTAGAATTAAACACTCGGCAAGCTTGAGGGTTTGCGACGTTAGGAGACTAAAGAAATGCTTCAGGACTAGATTCGAGGCTATAATAACGGAACCTTATATGGGGAAAGCACTCAAAGCTAAACCCACAAGGGAGGAAGCTGTAAAAATTGCAAGGAACCTTGATAGACTTTACTATCAAGCATTTGAAAGTTTTGGGGATGTTCTCAAGAGAGGAGGAAAAGTGGTGTTTGTTTTTCCAGCTTTTAACCTCGCTGAAAGAGGTATCTACAGAAGAAACAGACCGTGGCTCGAGGAGCTTGGATTTGAGGTTTTGGAATCTGTACTTGACAGGGATGAGAAGCATAAGATAGTTAGAGACATCCATGTGATAAAAAAGAGATAA
- a CDS encoding sulfide/dihydroorotate dehydrogenase-like FAD/NAD-binding protein, with protein MGYLITDKRDLSPIDYMVEVEAPHVAKSWKPGQFVVFILHEKGERVPMSVFKADDGRVAMFIRKLGKTSLQLYYEYKPGDEIYSFLGPLGRPIKIKNYGNVVFASDAVCGHAENYALLKVMKEKGNYTISIQTFEDKNHVYPEEFLAKRVADEYYLTTLDGSAGIKGHYLDVLKQLIEKDKVDVVFAGGKLGFLAKLAELTRPYGIPTYATVRQIMVDGTGMCGSCRVLYDGRIKFACRDGPVFDAHKIDWEDAIRRNEERFTEQERLAKELYLKYLKEKGVV; from the coding sequence GTGGGTTACCTAATCACAGACAAGAGGGATCTCAGCCCAATAGACTATATGGTCGAGGTTGAGGCCCCCCACGTTGCCAAAAGCTGGAAGCCTGGGCAGTTCGTGGTTTTCATACTACATGAGAAGGGAGAGAGGGTTCCGATGTCAGTATTCAAGGCAGATGATGGCAGGGTTGCAATGTTCATAAGAAAGCTTGGAAAAACGAGCCTTCAGCTCTACTACGAATACAAACCAGGAGATGAGATTTACAGCTTTCTAGGCCCTCTTGGAAGGCCTATAAAGATAAAGAACTATGGAAACGTTGTCTTTGCTTCTGATGCCGTCTGCGGCCACGCAGAGAACTATGCTCTCCTAAAGGTCATGAAGGAGAAAGGAAACTACACCATCTCGATACAAACCTTTGAGGACAAGAACCACGTCTATCCAGAAGAGTTCTTGGCCAAGAGGGTTGCTGATGAGTATTACCTTACAACACTGGACGGCTCGGCTGGAATTAAGGGCCATTATCTCGACGTGCTTAAGCAACTTATAGAAAAGGACAAAGTCGATGTTGTCTTCGCCGGAGGAAAACTTGGCTTTTTAGCAAAGCTAGCTGAGCTTACGAGGCCCTATGGAATACCAACATACGCCACAGTCAGGCAGATAATGGTTGATGGAACGGGAATGTGTGGCTCATGCAGGGTTCTTTACGATGGGAGGATAAAGTTCGCCTGCAGGGATGGGCCGGTTTTTGATGCACACAAGATAGACTGGGAGGATGCAATAAGGAGAAATGAAGAGCGCTTTACGGAGCAGGAGAGGTTAGCTAAAGAGCTCTACCTTAAGTACTTGAAGGAGAAGGGGGTGGTTTGA
- the metG gene encoding methionine--tRNA ligase — MVRYMVTSALPYANGPIHAGHLAGAYLPADIFVRYLRLKGEDVVYICGTDEHGTPISFRAIKEGRSPREIVDEFHENIKIAFERAKISFDYFGRTELPVHYRLSQEFFLKALENGHLVKKVTKQAYCEHDKMFLPDRFVIGTCPYCGAENQRGDQCEVCGRPLTPEILINPRCNLCGNPITFKDSAHYYIKMQDFAERIKEWIEKQPWKPNVKNMVLGWIEEGLEERAITRDLDWGIPVPLDEEDMKGKVLYVWFEAPIGYISITMEYFKRIGKPNEWKKYWLNIDGQTRVIHFIGKDNIPFHAIFWPAFLMAYGKYKDEEVEAEWNLPYDIPANEYLNLEGKKFSTSRNWAIWVHEFLDVFPADYLRYYLTAIMPETRDSDFNFADFKAKINEELVNNLGNFVHRALTFVNRYFDGIVPERGELDKLDKNALEEIEKAFKEVGELIMNYRFKDALKRVMALASFGNKYFDHKQPWKTAKTDKERTATTVNISLQIVKALGILIEPFLPDAGEKIWHLLNLEEVKRWEFTEIPAGHKVRKAEIMFKKVTDDQIIYFILKYMAKGNPEGARLLLEKYYKIDDVVKVAREKFGEEEAEIILRRVYGDKFKKKKKGGEKVQYVSFDDFAKLDLRVGKIVEVKDHPNADKLYVVKVDLGGEVRTLVAGLKKYYKPEELLNKYVIVVANLEPKKLRGIESQGMLLAADDGEKVALLMPDKEVKLGAKIR, encoded by the coding sequence ATGGTTAGGTATATGGTGACTTCTGCTCTTCCCTACGCTAATGGCCCAATTCATGCCGGGCACCTCGCCGGAGCTTATCTTCCGGCAGATATATTTGTCAGGTACCTCAGGCTCAAGGGTGAGGACGTTGTTTACATTTGTGGAACAGACGAGCACGGGACTCCAATATCGTTTAGGGCAATAAAGGAAGGGAGAAGTCCAAGGGAGATAGTGGATGAGTTCCATGAGAACATAAAGATAGCATTCGAGAGGGCAAAAATTAGCTTCGACTACTTTGGAAGGACTGAGCTCCCTGTTCACTACAGGCTTAGCCAGGAGTTTTTCCTGAAGGCTCTTGAGAACGGTCATCTTGTGAAGAAGGTAACAAAGCAGGCCTACTGTGAGCACGATAAGATGTTCCTCCCTGACAGGTTCGTTATTGGGACGTGTCCCTACTGTGGGGCTGAAAACCAGAGGGGAGACCAGTGTGAAGTTTGTGGAAGGCCGTTGACCCCTGAGATACTCATAAATCCAAGGTGTAATCTGTGTGGGAACCCGATAACGTTCAAAGATTCCGCTCACTACTACATCAAAATGCAAGACTTCGCCGAGAGAATAAAAGAGTGGATTGAAAAGCAACCATGGAAGCCAAATGTAAAGAATATGGTTCTTGGATGGATTGAGGAGGGGCTTGAGGAGAGGGCAATTACAAGAGACTTGGATTGGGGAATTCCAGTTCCGCTCGATGAGGAGGATATGAAGGGCAAGGTTCTCTACGTGTGGTTCGAGGCCCCAATAGGATACATATCGATAACGATGGAGTACTTCAAGAGGATAGGAAAGCCCAATGAGTGGAAGAAGTACTGGCTCAACATAGACGGACAGACTAGGGTTATTCACTTCATAGGAAAGGATAACATTCCGTTCCATGCCATATTCTGGCCAGCATTCTTGATGGCATATGGAAAGTATAAGGATGAAGAAGTTGAGGCTGAGTGGAACCTTCCCTATGATATTCCAGCAAACGAGTATCTGAACCTTGAAGGAAAGAAGTTCTCAACTAGCAGGAACTGGGCAATTTGGGTTCATGAATTTCTCGATGTCTTTCCGGCCGATTATCTTAGATACTATTTAACCGCAATAATGCCCGAAACGAGAGATTCAGACTTCAATTTTGCCGACTTCAAGGCTAAAATAAACGAGGAGCTAGTGAACAATCTTGGGAACTTTGTCCACAGGGCTCTAACTTTCGTCAACAGGTACTTTGACGGCATTGTTCCCGAGAGAGGAGAGCTTGATAAGCTGGATAAGAATGCGCTTGAGGAGATAGAGAAGGCATTCAAAGAGGTTGGAGAACTTATAATGAACTACCGCTTCAAGGACGCTCTCAAGAGGGTCATGGCACTTGCATCTTTTGGAAACAAATACTTTGACCACAAACAGCCTTGGAAGACAGCAAAGACGGATAAAGAGAGAACAGCAACCACGGTGAACATATCGCTCCAAATAGTCAAGGCCCTTGGAATCCTCATAGAGCCCTTCCTTCCCGATGCAGGTGAAAAGATATGGCACCTGTTGAACCTTGAGGAAGTTAAAAGGTGGGAATTCACGGAAATTCCCGCAGGCCACAAGGTCAGAAAAGCTGAGATAATGTTCAAGAAAGTCACGGATGATCAGATTATATACTTTATACTGAAATACATGGCCAAGGGCAATCCGGAAGGAGCTAGGTTACTCCTTGAAAAGTACTACAAGATTGATGACGTGGTAAAGGTTGCCCGGGAGAAGTTTGGTGAGGAGGAGGCAGAAATTATCCTCAGAAGGGTTTATGGGGATAAATTTAAGAAAAAGAAGAAGGGGGGAGAAAAAGTGCAGTACGTAAGCTTTGATGACTTCGCAAAGCTTGATCTTAGGGTTGGAAAGATAGTGGAAGTAAAGGATCATCCTAATGCAGACAAGCTGTACGTCGTTAAGGTTGATCTTGGTGGTGAAGTTAGAACCCTTGTTGCTGGCCTCAAGAAGTATTACAAGCCAGAAGAACTTCTCAACAAGTACGTGATAGTTGTAGCAAACTTAGAGCCCAAGAAGCTCAGGGGCATTGAAAGTCAGGGAATGTTATTAGCCGCGGACGACGGGGAGAAAGTCGCCCTACTTATGCCAGACAAGGAAGTTAAGCTAGGAGCTAAGATTAGGTGA
- a CDS encoding amidohydrolase produces MKAVKATLLYDGLGNVQRNVYVVFDKEIVEITKEKPKEAEVVAEGVVTPAFIDGHSHIGMDRYGEPYREGEANEEMDSVLPLVDALYSIYMDDKAFKHSIEFGVLYSSVLPGSGNIIGGKAVFIKNYGRDIEEAFMKYVGVKAAFGYNPRSTTNWKGTRPSTRMGAIGILLNWLIKTQKTMALLEKGKKEPEEVEPTIEALIPVLKGEVPLRVHVHKEDDIAALLMIKRKFNLKITIEHAGDVHSRETFEKIKREGVPIIYGPFDSHPYKVELKHEDWKNARYLLEVKPLFGLMSDHPVTLQANLYLQLRHFIRLGMSKEEAIKIITYNNAKILGVDDKLGSIEKGKWASLVVWNGDPFCMENYPTHVFAEGKLIHEASW; encoded by the coding sequence ATGAAAGCAGTTAAGGCAACTCTGCTATATGATGGTCTCGGGAACGTCCAGAGGAATGTATATGTTGTTTTTGATAAGGAGATAGTGGAGATTACAAAGGAGAAGCCAAAAGAGGCTGAAGTTGTTGCAGAAGGTGTAGTAACTCCTGCCTTCATAGACGGACACAGCCATATAGGGATGGATCGTTATGGAGAACCATACAGGGAGGGAGAGGCTAACGAGGAAATGGATTCAGTTTTGCCCCTTGTTGATGCCCTTTACTCAATATACATGGATGACAAGGCATTCAAGCACTCAATAGAATTCGGAGTTCTATACTCCTCAGTCCTCCCTGGTAGTGGAAACATAATAGGAGGAAAGGCTGTTTTCATAAAGAATTATGGCCGGGACATAGAGGAAGCATTCATGAAATATGTTGGTGTAAAGGCTGCTTTTGGCTACAACCCACGCTCAACCACGAATTGGAAGGGAACTAGACCAAGCACGAGAATGGGTGCGATAGGTATACTCCTTAACTGGCTGATAAAGACACAGAAAACAATGGCTCTGCTAGAGAAAGGAAAGAAAGAGCCAGAAGAAGTTGAACCAACAATTGAAGCCTTGATCCCAGTCCTTAAGGGAGAAGTTCCCTTAAGGGTTCATGTTCATAAGGAAGATGACATAGCGGCTCTCCTCATGATAAAAAGAAAATTTAACCTGAAAATAACAATCGAGCATGCAGGAGATGTACACAGCAGAGAAACGTTTGAAAAGATAAAGAGGGAAGGGGTTCCAATAATCTACGGCCCATTTGACTCACATCCATACAAAGTCGAGCTCAAGCATGAAGACTGGAAAAACGCAAGATACCTCCTTGAAGTCAAACCGCTTTTCGGCCTAATGAGTGACCACCCGGTAACGCTACAGGCCAACCTATATTTACAGCTGAGGCACTTCATAAGGCTTGGAATGAGTAAAGAAGAGGCAATAAAGATAATAACATACAACAACGCGAAGATTCTTGGAGTTGACGACAAGTTGGGAAGCATAGAGAAAGGAAAATGGGCCTCATTAGTGGTATGGAACGGAGACCCATTCTGCATGGAGAACTATCCGACACACGTCTTTGCCGAGGGTAAGCTCATCCACGAAGCCTCTTGGTGA
- a CDS encoding sodium/proline symporter produces the protein MSSAYEMLKNPVAFTAFLFTLLLPILVGFLVMKRTKTEEDFFVGGRAMDKITVALSAVSSGRSSWLVLGLSGMAYKMGVTAVWAAVGYITVEMLQFVYMGMRLRRFSERFNAITVPDYFEARFRDSSKIVRLVVSIIIVIFLTSYVGAQFNAGAKTLSAALGISLFTGLIIAVLMIVVYMVLGGFIAVAYNDVIRAVIMIIGLTVLPVVAVAKVGGVGAVLDILHQLDPKYVDPWAFGAGVVIGFLGIGLGSPGQPHIIVRYMSINDPERLRQSTVIGTFWNVVLAWGAVFVGLAGRALVPNVEMLPNKSAEMIYPYLSAQYFGPLLYGILMGGIFAAILSTADSQLLVVSSTVVKDFYQEVIKKGEKLDEKTALKISRLTVLVIGFLAAILAYYAKDIIFWFVLFAWGGLGASIGPTLLLSLYWKRTTKWGVVAGMIVGTITTIVWKLYLKKVTGLYELVPAFIFALLATIIVSLLTRPPENVDELMKAME, from the coding sequence ATGAGCTCAGCCTATGAAATGCTAAAGAATCCAGTAGCTTTCACAGCGTTCCTCTTCACTCTTCTGCTTCCCATACTCGTTGGTTTCTTAGTGATGAAGAGAACCAAAACTGAAGAAGACTTCTTCGTCGGCGGGAGGGCAATGGACAAGATAACGGTGGCACTTTCAGCAGTTTCATCGGGGAGATCAAGCTGGCTGGTTCTGGGCCTCAGCGGGATGGCTTACAAGATGGGAGTAACGGCCGTTTGGGCTGCAGTTGGGTACATAACGGTTGAAATGCTCCAGTTCGTGTATATGGGAATGAGGCTAAGGAGGTTTTCGGAGAGATTCAACGCAATAACCGTCCCAGACTACTTTGAAGCAAGATTCAGGGATAGTAGTAAGATAGTTAGGCTTGTAGTTTCTATAATAATAGTGATATTCCTAACATCATACGTTGGAGCACAGTTCAATGCTGGTGCTAAGACGCTGAGCGCTGCCCTCGGGATTAGCCTCTTTACAGGCCTTATAATAGCAGTTTTGATGATAGTCGTTTACATGGTGCTTGGAGGGTTCATAGCAGTTGCTTATAATGATGTCATTAGAGCCGTTATAATGATAATCGGCCTTACTGTTCTGCCCGTCGTTGCCGTGGCCAAGGTTGGCGGTGTTGGAGCGGTGCTTGATATACTTCACCAGCTCGATCCAAAGTACGTTGATCCATGGGCCTTTGGAGCTGGAGTAGTTATAGGCTTCCTTGGAATCGGACTCGGTTCTCCCGGACAGCCCCACATAATAGTCAGGTACATGTCAATAAATGACCCAGAGAGGCTCAGGCAGTCGACTGTTATAGGAACTTTCTGGAACGTAGTTTTAGCTTGGGGTGCGGTCTTCGTCGGTCTTGCTGGAAGGGCTCTTGTTCCAAACGTTGAAATGTTGCCAAATAAGAGTGCTGAAATGATATACCCATATCTCAGCGCCCAGTATTTTGGACCTCTGCTCTACGGAATCCTTATGGGAGGAATTTTTGCCGCAATCTTATCAACCGCGGATTCTCAGTTGCTTGTAGTCTCCTCAACGGTAGTTAAGGACTTCTATCAGGAGGTCATAAAGAAGGGTGAAAAGCTCGATGAAAAGACGGCCTTAAAGATTAGCAGACTGACGGTTCTAGTGATAGGATTCTTAGCAGCGATACTTGCATACTATGCAAAGGACATAATCTTCTGGTTCGTCCTCTTTGCCTGGGGAGGACTTGGAGCTTCGATAGGTCCAACACTTCTGCTCTCGCTTTATTGGAAGAGGACTACTAAATGGGGTGTTGTTGCTGGGATGATCGTTGGAACTATAACGACAATAGTCTGGAAGCTCTATCTGAAGAAAGTCACCGGCCTATACGAGCTTGTCCCAGCATTCATATTTGCACTTTTGGCAACCATTATAGTCAGCCTGCTCACAAGACCTCCTGAGAACGTTGATGAGCTCATGAAAGCTATGGAGTGA
- the gltA gene encoding NADPH-dependent glutamate synthase codes for MPKLIKERVPTPERPVEERIKDFKEVNLGYTFELAIKEAERCLQCSPEYAPCIKGCPVHINIPAFIAKIKEGDIKGALRIIWKDNTLPAITGRVCPQEDQCEGVCVVGKVGDPVNIGKLERFVADYARERGIDEELLCELAKECDGSRGKVAVVGAGPAGLTCAGELAKMGYKVTIFEALHKPGGVLAYGIPEFRLPKEILDYELEKLRKLGVEIKTDHLVGKTVTLQELLQEYDAVFIGTGAGTPKLLDIPGILLDRIYSANEFLTRINLMKAYKFPEYDTPIAVGKRVIVIGGGNTAMDAARSALRLGAEVIVAYRRGKEDMSARIEEIKHAEEEGVKFMFFVQPVEFVGDEEGRVKAVKFEKMKPLEERDARGKRKIVGTGEYITVEADTVIIAIGLEPNRIILEDSGLEANPDGTLKVDERLMTSIPGVFAGGDAIRGEATVILAMGDGKKAAVAIHEYISKKNA; via the coding sequence ATGCCCAAGCTTATCAAGGAGAGGGTTCCTACCCCTGAGAGACCCGTTGAAGAAAGGATAAAAGACTTCAAAGAGGTCAATCTCGGCTATACATTTGAACTTGCGATAAAAGAGGCCGAAAGATGCTTACAATGTTCTCCTGAATATGCGCCCTGCATCAAAGGATGTCCAGTTCACATAAACATTCCGGCTTTCATTGCCAAAATAAAGGAGGGCGACATAAAGGGAGCATTAAGGATAATCTGGAAGGATAATACGCTTCCTGCAATTACTGGTAGGGTTTGTCCTCAGGAGGATCAGTGTGAGGGTGTTTGTGTTGTTGGCAAGGTTGGGGATCCAGTAAACATTGGAAAACTCGAAAGATTCGTAGCAGACTACGCTAGGGAGAGGGGAATAGACGAAGAGCTGCTCTGCGAGCTTGCAAAAGAGTGCGACGGGAGCAGAGGAAAGGTTGCTGTTGTTGGTGCTGGGCCCGCAGGCTTAACGTGTGCCGGAGAGCTCGCCAAGATGGGCTATAAGGTTACTATATTCGAGGCCCTCCACAAGCCTGGAGGAGTTCTTGCTTACGGCATTCCAGAGTTCAGGTTGCCGAAAGAGATACTTGATTACGAGCTCGAAAAGCTCAGAAAACTGGGTGTGGAGATAAAGACGGATCATCTGGTTGGAAAGACAGTAACGTTACAAGAACTGCTTCAAGAGTATGATGCCGTCTTTATTGGGACTGGGGCAGGAACTCCAAAGCTCTTGGATATTCCCGGAATACTCCTTGACAGAATATACTCGGCTAATGAGTTTTTGACTAGAATTAATCTCATGAAGGCTTACAAGTTCCCAGAATATGACACTCCAATAGCAGTTGGGAAGAGGGTGATAGTAATCGGTGGAGGGAACACAGCAATGGACGCTGCCAGATCAGCATTAAGACTTGGCGCAGAGGTCATAGTTGCGTACAGGCGCGGGAAGGAGGATATGAGTGCAAGGATTGAAGAGATCAAGCACGCTGAGGAAGAGGGTGTTAAGTTCATGTTTTTTGTGCAGCCGGTGGAGTTCGTTGGTGATGAGGAGGGCAGGGTCAAGGCTGTGAAGTTTGAGAAGATGAAGCCTCTTGAGGAGAGGGATGCTAGGGGGAAGAGGAAGATAGTGGGCACGGGAGAATACATAACCGTAGAAGCAGACACAGTAATAATAGCAATAGGCCTTGAACCCAACAGGATAATTCTAGAAGATTCCGGCTTGGAGGCAAATCCGGACGGCACTTTGAAAGTCGATGAGAGGTTGATGACTTCTATTCCTGGGGTTTTTGCTGGTGGGGACGCAATCAGGGGAGAAGCAACAGTAATCCTAGCAATGGGGGATGGTAAGAAAGCGGCAGTGGCAATACATGAGTATATCTCTAAAAAGAATGCCTAA
- a CDS encoding winged helix-turn-helix transcriptional regulator — protein MKAWRSFGIVIILTILALFARPSYGYIVTGLNITVWEDGEVTVSESIHVEDYEIVIDVPFLGSNVHDIMVLAGRYSLPYEIENGSIRIIVPNLNVTTIKLVYTASDLVEREGSVWILRVSLDRCPANITFHGNVKILKVSDLPIGYSNSSIVIGPGNITIAFTYPDVFSIKESRSSRFIFIVLLVVVLVILGILKLKSREEEVHYRKDKLEKLAEEYSLNDEEVNAILYLLQKGGRCSQTELRKALDLPKTTAWRMVRRLEQKGLIRVYKVGRENWIELTVDMHKLT, from the coding sequence ATGAAGGCTTGGAGAAGTTTTGGAATTGTCATCATTCTCACAATCCTAGCCCTTTTTGCACGACCATCTTATGGTTACATAGTCACGGGACTTAACATTACCGTCTGGGAAGATGGGGAAGTAACGGTAAGTGAGAGTATACATGTAGAAGATTATGAAATTGTTATTGATGTTCCATTCCTTGGTAGCAATGTCCATGACATAATGGTTCTCGCTGGGAGGTATTCTCTTCCATATGAGATTGAAAATGGGAGTATTAGGATAATAGTTCCGAATTTGAACGTAACTACGATAAAACTTGTCTACACAGCCTCGGACCTCGTTGAGAGGGAGGGAAGTGTTTGGATTCTCAGGGTTTCATTGGACAGATGTCCAGCTAATATAACCTTTCATGGAAATGTTAAGATTCTAAAGGTATCTGACCTTCCCATAGGGTATTCCAACTCTTCAATAGTCATAGGGCCTGGGAATATAACCATTGCATTCACTTATCCTGACGTGTTCAGCATTAAGGAGAGTAGGAGTTCAAGGTTCATTTTTATTGTCCTCTTAGTTGTTGTTCTGGTGATTCTCGGGATACTTAAACTAAAGAGTAGGGAAGAGGAGGTTCACTATAGGAAGGATAAGCTTGAGAAGCTTGCCGAGGAATACTCCCTGAACGACGAGGAAGTAAATGCAATTCTCTACCTTCTTCAGAAGGGTGGGAGATGTAGCCAGACTGAGCTCAGAAAGGCTCTCGATCTGCCAAAGACAACTGCATGGAGAATGGTCAGAAGACTGGAACAGAAGGGGCTCATAAGGGTTTATAAAGTTGGTAGGGAGAACTGGATAGAGCTCACGGTGGATATGCATAAACTTACATAA